The Bacillales bacterium genome includes a window with the following:
- a CDS encoding hydroxymethylglutaryl-CoA lyase has translation MKRSITVTEVVTRDGFQIEPEWIDTERKIALVHDLIAAGVRRFELSSFVHPVLVPNMKDAEELFAAFQRVDDVVFCGLVLNEKGAERALAAKVDEINYVFSASETHNRKNSRQSVQQSLTFALRLAEMSKQANIPLNVGLATSFGCPFEGVYSAQKLWPLLEPLAAAGIRSICLADTTGMAHPLQIKETCRQILQRWPHLLLQLHLHNTRGMGLANALAGIEAGVTHFDSSLAGLGGCPFAPGASGNICSEDFVHMLHLCGYETGIDLDRLIACARGLEKQMGRTLPGQVMKAGKTDDLHPADSVPG, from the coding sequence ATGAAACGATCGATCACAGTGACCGAAGTCGTGACGAGAGACGGGTTTCAAATTGAGCCGGAATGGATTGACACGGAACGAAAAATCGCGCTTGTGCACGATTTGATCGCCGCCGGGGTGCGAAGGTTTGAACTGTCTTCTTTCGTTCACCCCGTCCTCGTCCCGAACATGAAAGATGCCGAGGAACTGTTCGCCGCGTTTCAGCGGGTGGACGACGTCGTCTTTTGCGGACTCGTGTTAAACGAAAAAGGCGCGGAGAGAGCTTTGGCCGCGAAAGTCGATGAAATCAACTATGTGTTCTCGGCCAGCGAAACGCACAATCGCAAAAACAGCCGCCAATCGGTGCAGCAAAGCCTGACTTTCGCCTTACGGCTCGCCGAAATGAGCAAACAGGCCAACATCCCGTTAAACGTAGGGCTGGCGACGAGTTTCGGCTGTCCTTTCGAAGGCGTCTATTCTGCTCAGAAATTATGGCCGTTGCTCGAACCATTAGCCGCAGCCGGCATTCGTTCGATCTGCCTCGCCGATACGACGGGCATGGCGCATCCGCTGCAAATAAAAGAAACTTGCCGGCAAATCTTGCAACGATGGCCGCATCTCCTATTGCAGCTTCATTTGCATAACACGAGAGGAATGGGCTTAGCCAATGCACTCGCCGGAATCGAAGCCGGCGTCACGCATTTCGACAGTTCATTGGCGGGACTCGGCGGCTGTCCGTTCGCGCCGGGGGCAAGCGGAAACATATGCAGTGAGGATTTCGTTCACATGCTGCACCTGTGCGGCTATGAAACGGGAATCGACCTGGACCGGCTGATCGCGTGTGCCCGCGGACTCGAGAAACAAATGGGCCGGACATTGCCTGGTCAAGTGATGAAAGCCGGAAAAACGGATGATCTTCATCCAGCCGATTCTGTTCCGGGATAG
- a CDS encoding TRAP transporter large permease: MTLIILLCSLVIFLVLGIPAVFSMGLSTIVYFIVDRGIFDIPFEMIAQKTVFGLNSFALLAVPLFLLVGRLMNESGTTEKLFMFAKALVGHFKGGLAHVNVLASVIFAGMSGSATADAAGLGQIEIKAMRDAKYDLDFSCSVTAASSLIGPIIPPSVPIILYAILGGVSVNALLIAGIIPGLLMAVSLMLYIAYVVRKRNYPSEKRATFKQIMFAFKHAFLPLMTPVILIGGIISGAFTATEAGAVAAFYALILGVFVYRSISWRKLYDIFNKTMKDSSMIMIILAIANVFSWILTREKIPVVVSNIMLTISDDYWAIMIMIILFLLFLGCFMSSIVSINIATPVLVPVVVAAGGDPLHFGIIMILTLMVGELTPPFGMVLFAITRISDIKFDRLVRAVLPFLFPVIAVIVLVLLFPQIATFLPHYLGGTG; the protein is encoded by the coding sequence ATGACCTTAATCATTTTATTGTGTTCGCTCGTTATCTTTCTCGTACTCGGTATCCCCGCGGTATTTTCGATGGGGCTCAGCACGATTGTATACTTTATTGTCGATCGCGGAATTTTCGACATCCCGTTTGAAATGATTGCCCAAAAAACCGTCTTCGGCTTAAACAGTTTCGCGTTGCTCGCCGTCCCATTGTTCTTGCTTGTCGGCCGCTTGATGAACGAATCGGGAACGACGGAAAAGCTGTTTATGTTTGCGAAAGCGCTCGTCGGGCATTTCAAAGGCGGGTTGGCTCACGTGAACGTACTCGCCAGCGTAATTTTTGCCGGGATGTCCGGTTCGGCAACCGCCGACGCCGCCGGTCTCGGCCAAATCGAAATTAAAGCGATGCGCGATGCAAAATACGATCTCGATTTCTCTTGCAGCGTAACTGCGGCTTCATCTTTAATTGGACCGATCATTCCTCCGAGCGTTCCGATCATCCTTTATGCGATTTTAGGTGGTGTCTCTGTCAATGCGCTGTTAATCGCAGGCATCATTCCGGGCTTGTTGATGGCCGTCTCGTTAATGCTTTATATCGCATATGTCGTTCGCAAAAGAAATTATCCGTCGGAAAAACGAGCCACATTCAAACAAATTATGTTTGCTTTCAAACATGCGTTTCTCCCGTTAATGACACCTGTCATTTTGATCGGGGGCATCATCAGCGGCGCCTTCACGGCGACGGAAGCCGGCGCGGTAGCCGCCTTTTACGCCTTGATTCTTGGCGTTTTCGTGTATCGGTCGATTTCTTGGCGGAAACTTTACGACATCTTCAACAAAACGATGAAAGACAGCAGCATGATCATGATCATTTTGGCGATTGCCAACGTATTTTCCTGGATTTTGACCCGGGAAAAAATCCCCGTCGTCGTATCCAACATCATGCTGACAATTTCCGATGATTACTGGGCCATCATGATTATGATCATTCTCTTCCTGCTGTTTCTCGGCTGTTTCATGTCTTCAATCGTTTCCATTAACATTGCAACACCTGTTCTCGTTCCAGTCGTCGTCGCTGCCGGAGGGGATCCGCTGCATTTCGGGATCATCATGATTTTGACGCTCATGGTCGGTGAACTGACACCGCCGTTCGGCATGGTTTTGTTTGCGATCACGAGAATTTCCGACATTAAATTCGACCGGCTCGTGCGCGCCGTACTTCCGTTTTTGTTTCCGGTCATTGCCGTTATCGTACTCGTGCTTTTGTTTCCGCAAATTGCCACGTTCCTGCCTCACTATTTAGGCGGAACCGGTTGA
- a CDS encoding TRAP transporter small permease: MQLFWRRLDKLLDHFSTLLFIAFFICILLQVFFRYVLSLPLTWTEEASRYLNMWSVLIGAALGVHANEHLRVDLIDRWIENVHPKTKMILYLIITFFSSLSMVALLIGSVIMTHSSWGIRLTMIPLPQGILYLGAALGSAFMTLFFLKQLVTSALQLGDKEARP, encoded by the coding sequence ATGCAGCTGTTTTGGCGCAGATTGGATAAACTGTTGGACCATTTTTCAACGTTGTTGTTCATCGCCTTTTTCATTTGTATTCTTTTGCAAGTGTTTTTCCGGTATGTGCTTTCCTTGCCCTTGACGTGGACTGAAGAAGCTTCGCGCTATTTGAACATGTGGTCGGTGCTGATCGGTGCGGCACTCGGGGTACACGCGAACGAACATTTGCGCGTCGATCTGATCGACCGTTGGATCGAGAACGTTCACCCGAAAACGAAAATGATCCTTTATTTAATCATTACATTCTTTTCCTCTTTATCCATGGTCGCCTTGTTGATCGGAAGCGTGATTATGACGCATTCGAGCTGGGGAATTCGACTGACGATGATTCCTCTCCCGCAAGGCATACTCTATCTCGGTGCGGCGCTCGGATCGGCGTTTATGACGCTGTTTTTCCTGAAGCAGCTTGTGACCAGCGCGCTTCAACTCGGCGATAAGGAGGCGCGGCCATGA
- a CDS encoding TRAP transporter substrate-binding protein, producing the protein MGRSAKKLKSSIAKKAASPLGFHGYGPRWTTSNKPFKTPEEMSGLKIRMPNIQWWVDIWKELGALPTPIAAPEIVTALKTGTVDAQENFLTNIAGRKMWDYQKYLIATKHIELFQTWLISAKTWDSFNPAEQKLIQDAVDETIAYIQPQIEDLNKQFVQECKDHGMEVIYPDREAFMEKAKEINKKIIERDLAPGVYEAAMKAINNK; encoded by the coding sequence ATGGGCCGATCGGCGAAAAAATTAAAAAGCTCGATCGCGAAAAAGGCGGCATCCCCGCTCGGCTTCCACGGCTACGGTCCAAGATGGACAACAAGCAACAAACCATTCAAAACTCCTGAGGAAATGAGCGGATTAAAAATTCGGATGCCGAACATTCAATGGTGGGTCGACATCTGGAAAGAACTCGGAGCGCTGCCTACACCGATTGCGGCACCTGAAATCGTAACCGCGTTAAAGACAGGAACCGTAGATGCGCAAGAAAATTTCTTGACGAACATCGCCGGACGCAAAATGTGGGACTACCAAAAATATTTAATCGCGACGAAACATATCGAACTGTTCCAAACGTGGTTGATCAGCGCGAAAACGTGGGATTCGTTCAACCCGGCCGAACAAAAACTCATTCAAGATGCCGTGGACGAAACGATTGCTTACATTCAGCCGCAAATCGAGGACTTGAACAAACAGTTTGTCCAAGAATGTAAAGATCACGGCATGGAAGTGATTTATCCCGATCGTGAAGCGTTCATGGAAAAAGCAAAAGAAATCAACAAGAAAATCATTGAACGCGATCTCGCCCCGGGAGTATATGAAGCAGCAATGAAAGCCATCAACAACAAATAA
- the dctP gene encoding TRAP transporter substrate-binding protein DctP, which translates to MKKLWTVLCLALITMLALAGCGGGTSSSGSNGSGDSGNGSSAQSDNEIRDRTLTFATTMEDSGIDKRIKEKFAELVEQKSGGKMRINFFMGGQLGSEKEALEQMKLGELDMGYNVVQADLYYKEYNIAMLPYLFPDYESVKRFMNGPIGEKIKKLDREKGGIPARLPRLRSKMDNKQQTIQNS; encoded by the coding sequence GTGAAGAAATTATGGACGGTTCTATGTTTGGCACTCATCACAATGCTTGCGCTTGCCGGTTGCGGCGGAGGGACTTCCTCGTCCGGATCAAACGGTTCGGGGGACTCGGGGAACGGATCTTCAGCCCAATCGGACAATGAAATTCGTGATCGAACGTTAACTTTTGCGACAACGATGGAAGATTCCGGAATTGATAAAAGAATCAAAGAGAAATTCGCCGAACTCGTCGAGCAAAAGAGCGGCGGGAAAATGAGAATCAATTTCTTCATGGGCGGACAACTCGGCAGCGAAAAAGAAGCGCTCGAACAAATGAAACTCGGCGAACTCGACATGGGCTACAACGTGGTCCAAGCGGATTTATACTATAAGGAATACAACATCGCGATGCTCCCGTACTTGTTCCCGGATTACGAAAGCGTGAAACGGTTCATGAATGGGCCGATCGGCGAAAAAATTAAAAAGCTCGATCGCGAAAAAGGCGGCATCCCCGCTCGGCTTCCACGGCTACGGTCCAAGATGGACAACAAGCAACAAACCATTCAAAACTCCTGA
- a CDS encoding GntR family transcriptional regulator, translating to MASFSRLEKSVPLFKQVTDVLIEQMVGGEIRMGARLSESLLSEQLGISRTPVREALRTLEAEGWVEESENGYVVFSASLQDFEEMSQCRAVLEALAAKSMALQASNEEIEQLKTIYETTEQALAKGDNEQVLQLNQTFHEHIVQSSHNSHLLKLLTPLKGRIYMYRFVLSRYDRLQTFLPDHKHIVEAIAERDEKKAETMMLEHLHNDLETMKTSLQSN from the coding sequence ATGGCATCCTTTTCCCGGCTTGAAAAATCGGTTCCTTTGTTCAAACAAGTGACCGATGTGCTCATTGAACAAATGGTGGGCGGCGAAATCCGAATGGGCGCACGATTAAGCGAAAGTTTGCTTTCCGAACAGCTCGGCATCAGCCGGACGCCCGTGCGCGAAGCACTTCGAACGCTTGAAGCTGAAGGATGGGTGGAAGAATCGGAGAACGGCTATGTCGTCTTTTCCGCTTCTCTGCAAGATTTTGAAGAAATGTCCCAATGCCGCGCAGTCCTGGAAGCACTTGCGGCGAAAAGCATGGCCCTTCAAGCGTCGAACGAAGAAATTGAACAGCTCAAAACCATCTACGAAACAACTGAACAAGCCTTAGCCAAGGGAGATAACGAACAGGTCTTACAGCTGAACCAGACGTTTCACGAACACATCGTCCAATCCAGCCACAACTCGCATTTGCTTAAATTGCTCACTCCTTTGAAAGGGCGCATTTACATGTACCGTTTCGTGCTCAGCCGTTACGACCGATTACAAACGTTTTTACCTGATCATAAACACATTGTGGAGGCGATTGCCGAAAGAGATGAAAAGAAAGCGGAAACGATGATGTTGGAGCATTTGCACAACGACCTGGAAACGATGAAAACAAGCTTGCAATCCAATTGA
- a CDS encoding deoxynucleoside kinase: protein MKPPAFIAVEGPIGVGKTTLARAVGHHFGFPVVEEIAEENPFLGKFYQNVEEWSFQTEMFFLCNRFKQLEDVQRDYLARNQAVTADYHIFKNEIFASRTLTREHYDKYMQIYHLLTDDLPKPNVVIYLTASLETLLNRIAMRGRKAETHLSTDYLKQLRADYETFMERFQAANQDIPVLRIDGDKCDFVKNQSDLAAVLKQLHTILNNW from the coding sequence GTGAAACCGCCTGCTTTCATTGCCGTCGAAGGGCCGATCGGCGTCGGAAAAACGACGTTGGCACGGGCCGTCGGTCACCATTTCGGTTTTCCCGTAGTGGAAGAAATCGCCGAAGAAAATCCTTTTCTCGGGAAGTTTTATCAAAACGTGGAAGAATGGAGCTTCCAAACGGAAATGTTCTTTCTTTGCAACCGGTTTAAGCAGCTTGAAGATGTACAGCGCGACTATTTGGCACGCAATCAAGCCGTTACCGCTGACTATCATATTTTTAAAAACGAGATTTTTGCTTCACGCACGTTGACGCGCGAACATTACGATAAATACATGCAAATCTATCATCTATTGACCGATGATTTGCCGAAACCGAACGTCGTCATTTATTTGACCGCGAGCCTTGAAACCTTGCTGAACAGAATCGCGATGCGTGGCCGAAAGGCGGAAACACATCTTTCTACCGATTATTTGAAACAACTGCGCGCAGACTATGAAACGTTCATGGAGCGATTTCAAGCGGCAAATCAGGACATCCCGGTACTTCGCATCGACGGCGATAAATGCGATTTTGTAAAAAATCAATCCGATCTGGCAGCCGTTCTCAAGCAGTTGCACACGATCTTAAACAACTGGTAA
- the fosB gene encoding metallothiol transferase FosB — translation MEIVGLNHLTFSVSDLARSVEFYREVFGAKLLVKGRKTAYFDLNGLWLALNVEKNIPRNEIHGTYTHIAFTVRDEDFQPFCDKLEALEVNVLKGRIRDERDKKSVYFTDPDGHKFEFHTGSLQDRLDYYREEKQEMEFFE, via the coding sequence GTGGAAATTGTCGGACTTAACCATCTAACGTTTTCGGTGTCAGATTTGGCGCGTTCGGTTGAATTTTATCGGGAAGTGTTCGGGGCCAAATTACTCGTCAAAGGCAGAAAAACGGCTTATTTTGACTTAAACGGGCTCTGGCTCGCGCTGAATGTGGAGAAAAACATTCCAAGAAACGAAATTCATGGCACTTACACGCATATTGCGTTCACGGTGCGAGATGAAGATTTTCAGCCGTTTTGCGACAAGCTGGAGGCGCTTGAAGTCAACGTTCTAAAAGGACGAATCCGGGACGAACGGGATAAAAAATCGGTGTATTTCACGGATCCGGACGGCCATAAATTCGAGTTTCATACGGGCAGCCTGCAAGACCGATTGGACTATTACCGCGAAGAGAAACAAGAGATGGAGTTTTTTGAATGA
- the tadA gene encoding tRNA adenosine(34) deaminase TadA has product MNNDEKYMKRAMAKAKEAAAIGEVPIGAVIVQGDEIIAAAHNLRETEQQATAHAELLVIEEACRKTGFWRLTGCTLYVTLEPCAMCSGAIVQSRIERVVYGAADPKGGCAGTLMNLLQESRFNHCAEVTAGVLAEECGQMLSDFFKALRNR; this is encoded by the coding sequence ATGAATAACGATGAAAAATATATGAAGAGAGCGATGGCGAAAGCGAAAGAAGCAGCAGCGATAGGGGAAGTGCCGATCGGTGCGGTGATCGTGCAGGGAGATGAAATCATTGCAGCGGCCCACAACTTGCGCGAAACGGAGCAGCAGGCTACGGCGCATGCCGAACTGTTGGTGATTGAGGAAGCCTGCCGAAAGACCGGGTTTTGGCGGCTGACGGGATGTACATTGTACGTGACGCTCGAACCTTGCGCCATGTGCAGCGGGGCGATCGTGCAGTCGCGGATTGAGCGCGTCGTGTATGGTGCAGCGGACCCGAAGGGCGGCTGTGCGGGCACGTTGATGAACTTGCTGCAGGAGAGCCGGTTCAACCATTGTGCTGAAGTTACGGCAGGCGTGCTTGCTGAGGAATGCGGTCAAATGCTGAGCGATTTTTTCAAAGCCTTGCGAAATCGTTGA